In one window of Drosophila ananassae strain 14024-0371.13 chromosome XR, ASM1763931v2, whole genome shotgun sequence DNA:
- the LOC6505245 gene encoding uncharacterized protein LOC6505245 — MSSGFSFWNGQPVTSPVFPQMGDLLSPNSSGFQWPSGSGAAGPATAVGMSPSGARYFPGVGLGASPMQMQMAGMGDFRHLNCPTMAMGYFGQPQSQYEPCIENGEAFCAYNGMDMAMHMHGAGGMAGPGAGAGAKGDFW, encoded by the coding sequence ATGTCGAGCGGATTCTCATTCTGGAATGGCCAGCCGGTGACCTCGCCCGTCTTCCCGCAAATGGGTGACCTGTTGAGCCCGAACTCGTCGGGCTTCCAGTGGCCCAGCGGATCCGGAGCGGCGGGACCAGCAACGGCAGTGGGCATGTCCCCCAGCGGAGCTCGTTACTTCCCCGGTGTCGGACTCGGGGCTTCGCCAATGCAGATGCAAATGGCTGGGATGGGCGATTTCCGGCATCTGAACTGCCCCACCATGGCGATGGGCTATTTTGGTCAGCCCCAGAGCCAGTATGAGCCGTGCATCGAGAATGGAGAGGCCTTCTGCGCCTACAACGGCATGGACATGGCCATGCATATGCACGGGGCCGGGGGGATGGCGGGACCAGGTGCCGGGGCTGGCGCCAAGGGTGACTTCTGGTAG
- the LOC6505022 gene encoding keratin, type I cytoskeletal 9, whose product MSNGGYSFWNGQPVNAPVYPQMGDLMQPTGQPTAGGSGGGPSAAGFSGQMPGAMGFGNSGGASASSSQGGGHSQRGMSGMSGMSAGMAGMAGMAGMGMQMPMPSSQMGMGDYGHGSMPMSGTVSSPLTCNLPQSFFGQSQGPYEPCIDNGEAFCAYNGMDMSMNYGGGGAGGSMSGGKGGFW is encoded by the coding sequence ATGTCGAACGGCGGATACTCCTTCTGGAACGGCCAACCCGTTAACGCTCCCGTATACCCGCAGATGGGGGATCTGATGCAGCCGACCGGCCAGCCGACAGCCGGCGGATCCGGTGGCGGACCTTCTGCCGCCGGCTTCAGTGGACAAATGCCAGGTGCAATGGGATTCGGCAACTCTGGCGGAGCTTCAGCGTCTTCATCCCAAGGCGGAGGACACTCGCAGCGCGGCATGTCCGGCATGTCTGGCATGTCGGCCGGAATGGCCGGAATGGCCGGAATGGCTGGTATGGGAATGCAAATGCCCATGCCCAGTTCCCAAATGGGAATGGGCGACTACGGCCATGGGAGCATGCCCATGAGCGGCACGGTCAGCTCTCCACTTACCTGCAATCTGCCCCAGAGCTTCTTCGGGCAGTCGCAAGGACCCTACGAGCCCTGCATCGACAACGGAGAGGCCTTCTGCGCCTACAACGGCATGGACATGAGCATGAACTACGGCGGCGGTGGTGCCGGTGGCTCCATGTCCGGTGGTAAGGGTGGTTTCTGGTAG
- the LOC6505023 gene encoding farnesol dehydrogenase, whose product MERWQNRVAVVTGASSGIGSAIAKDLVLAGMKVVGLARRVDRVKELVKELPTDKQGRLFPLYCDVGSEASVNEAFDWIIQKLGAVDILVNNAGTLQSGYLVDMNPAKMQLVLQTNIMGIVLCTQRAVRSMRERKFDGHVILINSILGHKTMTAMEGVAPDVNVYPPSKHAVTALAEGYRQEFLGLGTKIKITSVSPGVVDTEILPDSIRDVIKDRMLHSEDISQGVLYAISTPPHVQVHELTIKPIGETM is encoded by the exons ATGGAACGCTGGCAGAATCGTGTGGCCGTCGTCACGGGCGCCAGTTCGGGCATTGGGTCGGCCATTGCCAAGGATCTGGTCCTGGCCGGCATGAAAGTGGTGGGCCTGGCTCGGCGGGTCGACAGGGTCAAGGAGCTGGTAAAGGAACTCCCGACGGACAAGCAGGGCCGGCTCTTCCCCCTCTACTGCGACGTGGGCAGTGAGGCGTCCGTGAACGAGGCTTTCGACTGGATCATCCAGAAGCTGGGCGCCGTCGACATCCTGGTGAACAATGCCGGCACTCTGCAGTCCGGCTACCTGGTGGACATGAACCCCGCCAAGATGCAGCTGGTCCTGCAAACCAACATCATGGGCATTGTCCTGTGCACCCAGCGGGCCGTCCGCTCGATGCGGGAGCGCAAGTTCGACGGTCATGTGATCCTCATCAACAGCATCCTGGGCCACAAGACCATGACGGCCATGGAGGGCGTGGCCCCGGACGTGAATGTCTATCCGCCCAGCAAGCATGCCGTGACAGCTTTGGCCGAAGGATACCGCCAGGAGTTCCTCGGTCTGGGCACCAAAATCAAGATTACA AGCGTCAGTCCCGGGGTGGTGGACACTGAGATCCTGCCGGACAGCATCCGGGATGTGATCAAGGACCGCATGCTCCATTCCGAGGATATATCCCAAGGTGTCCTGTACGCCATCTCTACGCCACCGCATGTCCAGGTGCATGAGTTGACAATCAAGCCGATTGGAGAGACCATGTAG